Proteins from one Dermacentor variabilis isolate Ectoservices chromosome 1, ASM5094787v1, whole genome shotgun sequence genomic window:
- the LOC142583152 gene encoding uncharacterized protein LOC142583152 isoform X2 has protein sequence MMEISDELTGQPFSQNIRVYVNVKTDAFCTDLIFPFGIPANGVISVFVGDFSASYSRECCEHPEAAEKVINQKLVVMCRPHQGKPTCVPVPCPMSREGDDVTGESNETAVPAQDFMEPVWKEAKSTNDRLTISAAHLRVPGTELEEKEENDGSFEIDIEEFTDGSPVSSAGDANASVSRSESPDDTELPHIIDVTAPAFHLFSSSEESDDDSPCLKQRKLRRSGGDAAVSSSVQSSIRKPLSDYEVDEFVCAVCNKSFPTRPRCQRHVWSHLHPADSILKSFKCPACIKAFSSRWALRFHYKAKHLGRKHVCSHCDVGFDTSTALSLHVRRMHTVCLCVYTCEYCLHMFERRSAYNMHVASKHEDGTVTMLSRFPEVELRCSHCPSFITSSDLVLTRHLQSMHPEVEAFGCRMCSLVFQVRIKWWNQIKSAFKWDTEERQ, from the exons ATGATGGAGATAAGCGACGAGTTGACGGGGCAGCCCTTCAGTCAAAATATTCGCGTGTACGTGAACGTCAAGACGGACGCATTTTGCACCGACCTCATCTTTCCTTTCGGGATTCCAGCTAACGGTGTTATTTCTGTGTTCGTGGGTGACTTTTCGGCTTCATACTCACGAGAATGCTGCGAGCATCCGGAAGCTGCAGAGAAAGTCATCAATCAGAAACTGGTTGTCATGTGCCGACCGCACCAGGGCAAGCCCACCTGTGTGCCTGTGCCCTGTCCCATGTCAAGAGAAGGCGACGATGTCACGGGAGAGTCGAATGAAACCGCTGTTCCTGCGCAAGACTTCATGGAGCCCGTGTGGAAGGAAGCCAAGTCTACGAATGATAGATTGACAATCAGCGCGGCTCACTTGAGGGTGCCCGGTACTGAGcttgaagaaaaggaagaaaacgacGGCTCTTTTGAGATAGATATTGAAGAGTTCACTGATGGCTCTCCAGTTTCGAGCGCAGGGGACGCTAATGCGTCAGTGTCACGGTCGGAGTCTCCAGATGACACCGAACTGCCACATATCATTGACGTTACTGCGCCGGCGTTTCACTTATTCTCTTCTTCAGAGGAGTCCGACGACGATTCACCCTGCCTAAAACAGCGAAAACTTCGCCGCAGTGGAGGAGATGCAGCAGTGTCGAGCTCTGTGCAAT CCTCCATTCGCAAGCCATTGAGTGACTACGAAGTGGACGAATTTGTTTGCGCCGTCTGCAACAAGAGCTTTCCAACGCGGCCACGTTGTCAGCGCCATGTGTGGAGCCACCTTCACCCGGCAGACAGCATCCTCAAGTCCTTCAAGTGTCCAGCATGCATTAAGGCTTTCTCCAGCCGTTGGGCACTGCGTTTCCATTACAAGGCGAAGCACCTAGGCCGCAAGCATGTGTGCTCACATTGCGACGTGGGTTTTGATACATCTACGGCGCTTTCCCTACATGTGCGTCGCATGCACACTGTCTGCCTTTGTGTGTACACATGCGAGTACTGCCTGCACATGTTCGAGCGACGTTCCGCTTATAACATGCATGTGGCTAGCAAGCATGAAGATGGGACAGTCACAATGCTAAGCCGTTTCCCTGAAGTTGAACTTCGCTGCTCCCATTGCCCCAGCTTCATCACATCTTCCGACCTGGTACTCACTCGGCACCTACAAAGCATGCACCCAGAGGTCGAGGCATTTGGTTGCAGGATGTGCTCACTTGTGTTCCAGGTTCGTATAAAATGGTGGAATCAAATAAAAAGTGCTTTTAAGTGGGATACAGAGGAAAGACAATAG